One genomic window of Nitrosomonas sp. Is35 includes the following:
- a CDS encoding IS5 family transposase (programmed frameshift): MEITETQYQQIEHCLPRQRGNVSHSNLQVLSAILYVAEHGCKWRGLPKRFGNWHTIYTRMNRWAKSGVLSHVFGQLQHQQIIRIRIETVSLDSTSIKVHPDGTGAFKKNGPQSIGKSRGGWTTKIHLVAADSRTTISFALSPGHAHDAPEGRQLLLSLGPVNTPTYLLMDRAYEGDQTRQLALDLGYIPVVPPKANRLSPWEYNRAMYKKRNEIERLFRRLKGFRRIFSRFDKLDVVFISFIHFALIVEAIRLC; encoded by the exons ATGGAAATCACCGAAACTCAATATCAACAGATCGAGCACTGCCTGCCGCGTCAGCGTGGCAACGTCAGCCATTCCAATCTGCAAGTTCTCAGTGCCATTCTTTACGTTGCCGAGCATGGCTGCAAGTGGCGAGGACTGCCCAAGCGATTCGGCAACTGGCATACCATCTATACCCGCATGAATCGCTGGGCAAAGAGTGGTGTACTGAGCCATGTATTTGGGCAACTTCAGCATCAGCAAATCATCCGTATCCGTATTGAAACTGTTTCGCTGGACAGCACCAGCATCAAAGTCCATCCCGACGGTACGGGTGCGT TTAAAAAAAACGGCCCCCAATCCATCGGAAAATCTCGAGGTGGATGGACCACCAAAATTCATCTGGTTGCCGCAGATTCCAGAACAACCATAAGCTTTGCCCTCTCGCCCGGTCACGCCCACGATGCGCCAGAGGGCAGGCAGCTTTTGCTTTCCCTCGGTCCCGTCAATACGCCCACCTACCTGCTGATGGATCGTGCTTATGAGGGCGACCAAACCCGGCAACTGGCACTAGATTTGGGTTACATCCCGGTTGTTCCGCCCAAAGCAAATCGCTTGTCACCCTGGGAATACAACCGTGCCATGTACAAAAAACGCAACGAGATCGAACGATTGTTCAGAAGGCTCAAGGGATTTCGCCGCATCTTCTCCAGGTTCGATAAGCTCGATGTCGTCTTCATCTCCTTTATCCACTTCGCTCTCATCGTCGAAGCAATCAGATTGTGTTAA
- a CDS encoding trypsin-like serine peptidase → MINKINSINISNKSFLSSFPFNSSHITPYSFGTAGAYFTSSRVGPAPTVQNSWPFIATGKLFFSDSVGNQYTCTASVVKPRLILTAGHCVYDAVNKKWFTNFKFIPAFHNGSAPYEQWYWAYAITTNNWVNGGGKVPNSGDFALIEMQDNFLGQKLGNITGYYGYLLNALSPNHVTIFGYPAAFDRASWLHRVDS, encoded by the coding sequence ATGATTAATAAAATTAATTCTATTAATATATCGAACAAGTCTTTCCTTTCGTCTTTCCCATTTAATTCTTCACATATTACACCTTATTCCTTTGGTACAGCCGGTGCTTATTTTACAAGCTCTAGGGTTGGTCCTGCTCCTACGGTACAAAATTCTTGGCCATTTATCGCAACAGGAAAACTGTTTTTTAGCGACTCAGTAGGAAATCAATACACGTGTACAGCGTCTGTAGTTAAGCCCCGCCTTATTCTCACGGCTGGTCATTGTGTTTATGATGCAGTCAACAAGAAATGGTTTACGAATTTTAAATTCATTCCCGCATTTCATAATGGGAGCGCTCCCTACGAACAATGGTATTGGGCTTATGCCATAACGACTAATAATTGGGTGAATGGTGGAGGTAAGGTCCCCAATTCAGGAGATTTCGCGTTAATTGAGATGCAAGATAATTTTCTTGGCCAAAAACTCGGCAATATTACAGGTTATTATGGATATCTATTAAATGCTCTGAGTCCCAATCATGTAACAATTTTCGGTTATCCAGCGGCATTCGATCGCGCCAGTTGGTTGCACCGTGTGGATTCTTAG
- a CDS encoding PRC-barrel domain-containing protein — MNDADRNTHGTDNKASETRLTGSERLVGNVVCNEGGEKLGNIKEIMLDTASGNVCYAVLSFGGILGIGSKLFAVPWYRLKFDSGKKHFVLNVDKDRLRNAPGFDKNHWPDMADKSWDNQMHSYYAATK, encoded by the coding sequence ATGAATGACGCAGATCGCAATACGCATGGTACTGATAATAAAGCATCTGAAACTCGTTTGACAGGTTCGGAAAGACTCGTTGGCAATGTTGTTTGCAACGAGGGTGGTGAAAAACTGGGTAACATTAAAGAAATCATGCTGGATACAGCCTCCGGTAATGTGTGTTATGCGGTGCTGTCTTTTGGTGGTATCTTGGGAATAGGCAGCAAGCTGTTTGCGGTGCCTTGGTACCGATTGAAGTTTGATTCAGGCAAAAAACACTTTGTGCTGAATGTGGATAAGGATCGCCTCAGAAATGCACCGGGGTTTGATAAGAACCACTGGCCGGATATGGCAGACAAATCCTGGGATAATCAAATGCACTCTTACTATGCGGCAACGAAGTAA
- a CDS encoding OmpA family protein, translating to MKRNWYFSMILIAAAAASGCSSVPQNASLTEAHRNYNNAQTNPQITNMAALELKEASSFLEKADTALNNRENDTAVNHLAYMANQQVAIAQETARGKVAELAVTNAGGKRDKILLDARTAEADESKRQVAFDQALIAEQEMQLKELNAIKTERGLVITLGDVLFRTNQSQLEPGGMRTVQKLANFLRQYSQRKVLIEGHTDSIGSDSYNQELSERRANAVRVALIDSGISGDRIVSRGYGKAYPVASNDSAGSRQLNRRVEIVLSDDNGNITSR from the coding sequence ATGAAAAGAAACTGGTATTTCTCTATGATTCTGATAGCTGCCGCTGCTGCTTCCGGTTGCAGCTCGGTACCGCAGAATGCATCGCTGACTGAAGCGCATCGCAATTACAACAATGCACAAACCAATCCCCAAATCACCAATATGGCAGCACTTGAATTGAAAGAAGCCAGCAGCTTTCTGGAAAAAGCGGACACTGCTTTAAACAACAGGGAAAACGATACCGCAGTCAATCATCTGGCCTATATGGCCAATCAACAAGTCGCTATCGCACAGGAAACCGCCAGGGGAAAAGTGGCTGAATTAGCTGTTACTAACGCCGGCGGAAAGCGTGACAAAATCCTCCTGGACGCGAGAACAGCCGAGGCGGACGAATCCAAACGGCAGGTGGCATTCGATCAGGCGCTTATTGCCGAACAGGAAATGCAGCTCAAAGAACTCAATGCCATAAAAACGGAGCGCGGTCTGGTCATCACATTAGGCGATGTATTGTTTCGTACCAATCAGTCTCAACTGGAACCGGGCGGAATGCGCACCGTGCAGAAGCTGGCTAATTTTCTCAGGCAATATTCCCAGCGCAAAGTGTTGATCGAAGGCCATACCGACAGCATTGGCAGTGACAGCTACAATCAGGAGCTCTCCGAACGGCGCGCTAATGCTGTGCGAGTGGCTTTGATCGATAGCGGGATCAGCGGCGACCGTATCGTTTCTCGTGGTTATGGTAAGGCTTATCCGGTTGCCAGCAACGATTCCGCAGGTAGCCGCCAATTGAACCGGCGCGTGGAAATCGTTCTTTCCGATGACAATGGCAATATCACCTCGCGCTGA
- a CDS encoding DUF4398 domain-containing protein, with product MMKNSYYTKSHQMMLTAGVAVISAIFIAGCASIPAPTEQMAVSKAAVNNALSAGSNEFAPVQLKSAMEKMDAAERAMTERNYELARQLAEQAQIDAKLAGTMARSSKAQKAADALQEDSRVLRKEIDRQTQ from the coding sequence ATGATGAAGAACTCTTATTACACAAAATCGCATCAAATGATGCTCACAGCCGGTGTGGCAGTAATCTCCGCCATCTTTATCGCAGGTTGCGCAAGCATTCCGGCACCGACTGAACAAATGGCGGTTTCAAAAGCCGCGGTGAATAATGCCCTGAGTGCTGGCAGCAATGAATTTGCACCGGTACAGCTCAAGTCTGCGATGGAAAAAATGGATGCGGCCGAGCGCGCGATGACGGAGAGAAATTATGAACTGGCACGGCAACTAGCCGAGCAAGCTCAGATTGATGCCAAGCTGGCTGGAACGATGGCGCGTTCATCCAAGGCTCAGAAAGCAGCCGATGCTTTGCAGGAAGATAGCCGCGTGCTGCGCAAAGAAATAGATCGTCAAACCCAATAA
- a CDS encoding FxDxF family PEP-CTERM protein: protein MKKNLQVLTAVIALSFGLGIGTASAALTPPVFSPSWNAIFGNDDVVTSTFSDVHPVTLPFDALSGGASVTSGFNLLGFNVFIDSFALVDASTATLVASGIAGSTSVFSFGPLSAADNYQLLVEGHIIGPNNSGSYSGNFQISPVPEPETYAMLFVGLGLVGFSLFRRETKFSPVYAA from the coding sequence ATGAAAAAAAATTTACAAGTACTGACTGCTGTCATAGCGCTATCATTCGGATTAGGTATTGGAACAGCCAGTGCTGCGCTGACACCACCGGTATTTTCGCCTTCATGGAATGCGATTTTCGGTAACGATGATGTAGTAACCTCAACTTTCAGCGACGTTCATCCAGTGACGTTACCGTTCGATGCGTTGAGCGGTGGAGCCAGTGTAACCAGCGGTTTTAATCTGTTAGGTTTTAATGTCTTTATCGATAGCTTTGCATTGGTTGATGCTTCTACGGCTACACTGGTAGCTTCGGGCATAGCCGGTTCTACTTCGGTTTTTTCTTTCGGCCCGCTGAGTGCTGCTGATAACTATCAACTGCTGGTCGAGGGTCATATTATCGGGCCGAATAACAGCGGTTCTTATTCTGGGAATTTCCAGATTTCGCCAGTTCCTGAACCCGAAACCTACGCCATGTTGTTTGTCGGTCTAGGATTAGTCGGTTTTTCGTTATTTCGCAGAGAAACTAAGTTTTCGCCGGTTTATGCTGCATAA